The Rhineura floridana isolate rRhiFlo1 chromosome 10, rRhiFlo1.hap2, whole genome shotgun sequence genome includes a region encoding these proteins:
- the LOC133364963 gene encoding NF-kappa-B-activating protein-like: MAPVSHSRSPAGSPSSRRERSDDSGSPSPPRSTRSKRSRARSRSRSRSRERNGFRQRPGPPHHFGHRHGPEHYGKEQEESLRQRRLNERERIGELGAPEVWGFSPKVPDPDSDEHTPAEYEDGTSKKSSSSDSSSEEEEKRKKKKKKKRKAASREEEKRKAKKKKKKHRKKKAKKKKNKKSRKDSSESSSEDSDDEALQEDDLWIERSKNADAVDFIGPEAPITHASQDDRPLNYGHALLPGEGAAMAEYVKAGKRIPRRGEIGLTSEEIASFEKSGYVMSGSRHRRMEAVRLRKENQIYSADEKRALASFNQEERRKRENKILASFREMVYRKTKGKDEK, encoded by the coding sequence ATGGCTCCGGTGTCTCACTCGCGGAGCCCAGCGGGGTCTCCGTCCTCACGACGGGAGAGGAGCGATGATTCAGGCAGCCCGTCTCCGCCCAGGTCCACCCGAAGCAAGAGGTCTCGAGCCCGGTCGCGCTCCCGGTCTCGGTCCCGCGAGCGCAACGGCTTCCGGCAGCGGCCTGGCCCCCCGCATCACTTTGGCCACCGGCACGGCCCCGAGCATTACGGCAAGGAGCAGGAGGAGTCGCTGCGGCAGAGGCgattaaatgagagagagagaataggtgAACTCGGAGCACCTGAAGTTTGGGGATTTTCACCAAAAGTTCCTGACCCAGATTCTGATGAACATACCCCTGCCGAATATGAAGATGGGACATCTAAAAAGAGCAGCTCCTCTGATTCTagctcagaagaggaggagaagaggaagaagaagaaaaagaagaagagaaaagCTGCTTCACGTgaggaggaaaaaaggaaagccaagaagaagaaaaagaagcacagaaaaaaaaaggccaagaaaaagaagaataaGAAGAGCAGGAAAGACTCCAGCGAGTCAAGCAGCGAAGACTCCGATGACGAAGCATTACAAGAGGATGATCTCTGGATTGAGAGATCAAAAAATGCAGATGCTGTGGATTTCATAGGACCAGAAGCTCCTATTACCCATGCCTCCCAAGATGATCGGCCCTTGAACTACGGGCATGCTTTACTCCCCGGTGAAGGCGCTGCCATGGCAGAGTACGTAAAAGCTGGAAAACGCATCCCCAGGAGAGGTGAAATTGGCCTAACCAGTGAAGAGATTGCATCGTTTGAGAAGTCTGGCTATGTAATGAGTGGCAGCAGGCACCGGCGAATGGAAGCTGTGCGTCTGCGCAAAGAGAACCAGATCTACAGTGCAGATGAGAAGAGAGCCCTGGCCTCTTTCAACCAAGAGGAGAGgcgaaagagagagaacaagatTCTGGCAAGCTTCCGGGAGATGGTCTATAGGAAAACCAAGGGCAAAGACGAAAAATGA